The following proteins are encoded in a genomic region of Fragaria vesca subsp. vesca unplaced genomic scaffold, FraVesHawaii_1.0 scf0510808, whole genome shotgun sequence:
- the LOC101298183 gene encoding ATP synthase subunit c, chloroplastic-like: protein MNPLISAASVIAAGLAVGLASIGPGVGQGTAAGQAVEGIARQPEAEGKIRGTLLLSLAFMEALTIYGLVVALALLFANPFV from the coding sequence ATGAATCCACTGATTTCTGCCGCTTCCGTTATTGCTGCTGGATTGGCTGTCGGGCTTGCTTCTATTGGACCTGGGGTTGGTCAAGGTACTGCTGCGGGACAGGCTGTAGAAGGGATCGCGAGACAACCAGAGGCGGAAGGAAAAATACGGGGTACTTTATTGCTTAGTCTAGCTTTCATGGAAGCTTTAACAATTTATGGGCTGGTTGTAGCATTAGCTCTTTTATTTGCGAATCCTTTTGTTTAA